Proteins found in one uncultured Desulfuromonas sp. genomic segment:
- the smpB gene encoding SsrA-binding protein SmpB: protein MGIKIIATNKKAYHEYYIEETYEAGMVLSGTEVKSLRLGNVNIKESFCRIMKGELFINNMNISPYEQGNRENHDPTRIRKLLLHKYEIDKLVRKVEEKGLSLVPTKIYFKNGYVKLEVGVGRGKKLHDKRESLKKKQADREMAKIFKENR from the coding sequence ATGGGCATTAAGATTATCGCGACAAACAAAAAGGCCTACCACGAGTACTATATCGAGGAGACCTACGAGGCGGGCATGGTGCTCAGCGGTACCGAGGTGAAATCGTTGCGTCTCGGTAATGTCAACATCAAGGAATCGTTTTGCCGTATCATGAAGGGCGAGCTGTTCATCAACAATATGAACATCAGCCCCTACGAGCAGGGCAACCGGGAAAACCACGATCCGACCCGTATCCGTAAATTGTTGCTGCACAAATACGAGATCGACAAGCTGGTCCGCAAGGTGGAAGAAAAGGGCTTGTCGCTGGTGCCGACAAAAATCTACTTCAAAAACGGCTATGTAAAGCTCGAAGTTGGCGTTGGCCGCGGTAAGAAATTGCACGATAAACGCGAAAGCCTCAAGAAGAAACAGGCCGACCGTGAGATGGCAAAAATATTTAAAGAAAACCGTTAA
- the panC gene encoding pantoate--beta-alanine ligase — protein MEIIHDVQAFQQRMLAERQQGKKISFVPTMGFLHQGHLSLLEEGRGRGDLLVLSIFVNPTQFGPNEDFDSYPRALQRDAELAAKTGVDILFAPEAEAMYPQGSATTVQVTGLSEGLCGASRPGHFDGVTTVVNKLFNLVQPHVALFGMKDFQQLAVIRKMVKDLNLPIAILGMPIVRESDGLAMSSRNTYLSDDLRKQGLSLIASIRSVCESAAAGQRDAATLIAQARDIVGAQPDACIDYIQICHDETLQDVDQVDEHAVILLAVRFGTTRLIDNHYLLQPVRA, from the coding sequence ATGGAAATCATTCACGACGTTCAGGCCTTTCAACAACGCATGTTGGCCGAACGTCAACAAGGTAAAAAAATCAGCTTTGTGCCCACCATGGGCTTTCTCCATCAAGGACATCTGTCGTTACTGGAAGAGGGCCGTGGTCGCGGTGATCTGCTGGTGCTGTCGATCTTTGTCAATCCAACGCAATTCGGACCTAACGAAGATTTTGACAGCTACCCGCGTGCTCTGCAGCGCGATGCCGAGCTGGCCGCCAAAACCGGCGTCGATATTCTGTTTGCCCCGGAAGCCGAGGCCATGTATCCCCAAGGCAGCGCCACCACGGTTCAGGTCACCGGACTCAGTGAGGGGTTGTGCGGCGCCAGCCGTCCCGGTCATTTCGATGGCGTGACCACCGTGGTCAACAAGCTGTTCAATTTAGTTCAACCGCATGTGGCGCTGTTCGGCATGAAGGACTTTCAGCAATTAGCCGTAATCCGCAAAATGGTCAAAGACCTCAACCTGCCGATCGCCATTCTCGGTATGCCGATTGTCCGTGAATCCGACGGGTTGGCCATGAGTTCGCGCAACACGTATCTCAGTGATGATTTGCGCAAACAGGGGTTGTCATTGATCGCTTCCATCCGCAGTGTTTGCGAATCGGCTGCAGCCGGTCAACGTGATGCCGCAACCCTGATCGCTCAGGCACGCGATATTGTCGGTGCTCAGCCCGATGCGTGTATCGATTACATTCAGATCTGTCACGATGAAACCCTGCAGGATGTTGATCAGGTTGACGAGCATGCGGTGATTCTGCTGGCAGTGCGTTTTGGAACCACCCGCTTGATCGACAATCATTATCTGTTACAACCGGTGCGTGCCTGA
- a CDS encoding SoxR reducing system RseC family protein: protein MIEEIPTAKEVVNRLFEHQTTLSETGVVIELREKRLAVVAREQSEGCSGCGASGGCCQSGGNGQRRLLADNQPYARVGDTVRVEIETTAGLADSQNFLYIIAFIMLALGLAVGYFIASLLPVGIPAALLALMIGGAFMVGTLGVFRFGRPAVVQTSLARIVEVITPAEQDNPAAEDKKG from the coding sequence ATGATCGAAGAGATTCCCACGGCCAAAGAGGTGGTCAATCGGCTGTTTGAACACCAGACCACTCTCAGCGAGACCGGCGTGGTCATTGAGCTGCGCGAAAAGCGCCTGGCTGTTGTGGCCAGAGAGCAAAGCGAAGGGTGCAGTGGCTGCGGAGCCTCCGGTGGTTGTTGTCAGAGCGGCGGGAACGGTCAACGCCGCCTGCTGGCAGATAATCAGCCCTATGCGCGGGTCGGGGATACGGTGCGTGTCGAAATCGAAACCACCGCCGGTTTAGCCGACTCACAGAACTTTTTATACATCATTGCCTTTATCATGCTTGCACTCGGTCTGGCAGTCGGTTATTTTATCGCCAGCCTGTTACCCGTCGGTATTCCGGCAGCGCTGTTGGCACTGATGATCGGCGGTGCCTTTATGGTCGGCACCCTCGGCGTGTTTCGTTTCGGACGCCCGGCCGTGGTCCAGACCTCCCTGGCACGCATTGTTGAAGTGATTACCCCAGCTGAGCAGGATAATCCTGCCGCTGAAGATAAAAAAGGTTAG
- the panB gene encoding 3-methyl-2-oxobutanoate hydroxymethyltransferase gives MRKQTTVLNIQNMYAKGDKITVLTAYDYPFARMMDQAGIDMILVGDSVGSVFSGYDTTLPVTMEEMIYHTKAVMRGNQGALVIADMPFLSYQVDVRDACLNAGRLVKDAGAHAVKLEGGENVADTIRAIVNMDIPVVAHIGLTPQSIHRMGGYRVQGRKEEQARQLIADAKAVAEAGAFAVVLEGIPADLAKQITESIDIPTIGIGAGVHCSGQVLVIHDILGLCEKYSPKFVKVYADLAPLIKEAMTSYIDEVRAGTFPGDEHSF, from the coding sequence ATGAGGAAACAAACCACCGTACTCAATATTCAGAACATGTACGCCAAAGGGGATAAGATCACCGTGTTGACGGCCTATGATTATCCCTTCGCCCGGATGATGGATCAGGCCGGAATCGACATGATTCTGGTCGGCGATTCCGTCGGCAGTGTCTTCTCCGGCTATGACACCACCTTGCCGGTGACCATGGAAGAGATGATTTATCACACCAAAGCGGTGATGCGCGGCAACCAGGGTGCTCTGGTGATTGCCGACATGCCGTTTTTATCCTATCAGGTGGATGTGCGTGACGCCTGCTTGAACGCCGGACGTCTGGTCAAGGATGCCGGAGCCCACGCCGTCAAGCTTGAAGGCGGTGAAAACGTCGCCGACACCATTCGCGCCATCGTTAACATGGACATTCCGGTGGTGGCCCATATCGGTCTGACCCCGCAGTCGATCCACCGCATGGGCGGTTACCGGGTGCAGGGCCGCAAAGAGGAGCAGGCCCGGCAACTGATTGCCGATGCCAAGGCCGTGGCCGAGGCCGGTGCTTTTGCCGTGGTGCTCGAAGGCATTCCTGCCGATCTGGCCAAACAGATTACCGAAAGTATTGATATCCCGACCATCGGCATTGGTGCCGGGGTGCATTGCTCCGGTCAGGTGCTGGTGATTCACGATATTCTCGGCCTGTGCGAAAAATATTCGCCCAAGTTTGTCAAAGTTTATGCCGATCTGGCTCCGCTCATCAAAGAAGCCATGACCAGCTACATCGATGAAGTGCGTGCCGGAACATTTCCCGGCGACGAGCACAGTTTTTAG
- a CDS encoding IS4 family transposase, which yields MNSGQTVFRQLLQFLPRHDFNLCVRRYRGDYRARKFSTFDQFLCLAYAQMAGRESLRDIETCLNSHREKLYHIGFRGSVSRSTLADASERRDWRIFQDFSHVLIRMAQQLYCGEPFALELAQPLYAFDSTTIDLCLTLFPWAEFRTTKAAVKMHTLLDLRGTIPTYVAVTTGKVHDVRMLDSLPVTEDAIYTMDKAYTDFSRLYALHQQGAFFVIRAKDNLRYRRIYSAIKDKSAGIKADQTVVLVTPKSKKDYPEKLRRISYVDKDRNKHLVFLTNNFTVSAATVAEVYKQRWQVELFFKWIKQHLRIKSFYGTSINAVKSQIWVAMSIYLLVVIAKKKLKIPCELYTFLQILEVNLFEKKPISSMVADALKQIQDLQDSNQLNLFSY from the coding sequence ATGAATTCAGGTCAAACCGTTTTCAGGCAACTGCTGCAGTTTCTGCCACGTCACGATTTCAATCTGTGCGTTCGCCGCTACCGTGGCGATTACAGAGCCAGAAAGTTTTCGACTTTCGATCAATTTCTGTGTCTCGCCTACGCCCAAATGGCTGGCCGTGAAAGCTTGCGCGATATCGAAACCTGTTTGAACTCTCATCGTGAAAAGCTCTACCACATCGGTTTTCGTGGTTCCGTGTCCCGTTCAACTTTGGCTGATGCCAGTGAGCGCAGAGACTGGCGCATCTTTCAAGACTTCAGTCATGTTTTGATTCGCATGGCACAGCAACTTTACTGTGGTGAACCGTTTGCCCTGGAACTTGCTCAACCGCTGTATGCTTTCGATTCAACAACGATTGATCTCTGTTTGACACTGTTTCCATGGGCCGAGTTTCGGACAACAAAAGCCGCCGTGAAAATGCATACGCTGCTTGATCTGCGGGGAACTATCCCAACGTATGTCGCCGTCACGACAGGCAAGGTGCATGATGTTCGAATGCTCGATTCTCTGCCGGTGACCGAGGATGCCATTTACACGATGGACAAGGCCTATACCGATTTCTCGCGACTTTATGCACTGCATCAACAAGGGGCCTTCTTTGTCATCAGAGCAAAAGACAATTTGCGCTATAGGCGGATCTATTCCGCAATCAAAGACAAGTCTGCCGGGATAAAAGCCGACCAAACGGTCGTCCTGGTCACGCCAAAATCGAAAAAAGACTATCCGGAAAAGCTCCGCCGGATCAGTTATGTTGACAAAGATCGAAACAAGCATCTGGTCTTTTTGACCAACAATTTTACGGTTTCAGCAGCGACAGTTGCTGAAGTCTATAAGCAGCGCTGGCAGGTGGAACTGTTTTTCAAATGGATCAAGCAACACCTGCGGATCAAATCGTTTTACGGGACATCGATCAACGCCGTAAAGAGTCAGATATGGGTAGCAATGAGCATTTATCTTCTGGTTGTCATTGCGAAGAAAAAGCTCAAAATCCCATGTGAGCTCTACACTTTTTTACAAATCCTGGAGGTCAATCTGTTTGAGAAAAAGCCCATTTCATCGATGGTTGCTGATGCTCTCAAACAAATTCAAGACCTCCAAGATAGCAACCAGCTGAATTTATTCAGCTATTAA
- a CDS encoding amidohydrolase family protein yields MKLYRCRYILPIHTDAIEDAALVVDQGRIVAVGPASELTTRYTKAEVVNLGDSILLPAFVNAHTHLELSDFPQWAAEVSSPEPTQASFTSWLLRLIRVKIARRVNGDDSRASWLNGLRQSLRSGSGVIADILSESGFYTTVAEQLPGRCYIEVLGHDPVRVHHQWQNLDHCLEHWPTSQWGAAPHAPYTLSDDLLEQSYRYTSCRHLPTTVHVAESHDEIEFMHQHRGPMVDEFYPFVGWAPFLDKPRHQRPLPCLEKAGALRPDTLLVHGVHLNRDEIRTVAQSDSSMVLCPRSNARLNCGVAPVADYLAQGVTLALGTDSLASNDSLSIWDEMAFARNWFNGDLSAKQLLYMATMGGAKAMGLDDVGCLAPGCRATFQLLEPEQLPDLDQLSAFLCHAQRTNDVTLVVIDGHIRYDRSIEEGA; encoded by the coding sequence ATGAAACTATATCGTTGCCGTTATATCCTGCCGATCCACACCGATGCCATTGAGGATGCCGCCCTGGTCGTGGATCAAGGCCGCATTGTCGCCGTTGGCCCGGCCTCAGAGCTGACAACACGCTACACGAAGGCTGAAGTGGTGAACTTGGGCGACAGCATCCTGTTGCCGGCTTTTGTCAATGCCCACACCCATCTCGAACTCAGTGATTTCCCTCAATGGGCGGCTGAGGTGAGTTCTCCGGAGCCGACACAAGCAAGCTTTACCTCGTGGCTGCTGCGCCTGATTCGCGTTAAAATCGCCCGCCGCGTCAATGGTGACGATTCAAGAGCCTCATGGCTCAATGGTCTGCGGCAGTCGCTCCGCAGTGGCAGTGGCGTGATTGCCGACATCCTGTCGGAATCCGGCTTTTACACGACAGTGGCCGAACAATTGCCGGGGCGCTGTTACATTGAAGTACTTGGCCACGATCCGGTGCGCGTCCATCATCAGTGGCAAAACCTCGATCACTGTCTGGAACACTGGCCGACCAGCCAGTGGGGGGCAGCTCCCCATGCGCCGTACACCCTCAGTGATGATCTCCTCGAGCAAAGCTACCGCTACACCAGTTGTCGTCATCTGCCCACCACCGTGCATGTCGCGGAATCCCACGACGAAATTGAATTCATGCATCAGCATCGTGGCCCCATGGTCGATGAGTTTTACCCTTTTGTCGGCTGGGCGCCGTTTCTTGATAAACCGCGTCATCAGCGCCCCTTGCCGTGTCTGGAAAAAGCCGGAGCGTTGCGGCCGGATACTCTCCTTGTGCATGGCGTCCATCTTAATCGTGACGAGATTCGCACCGTGGCGCAGTCCGACAGCAGCATGGTGCTGTGTCCACGCTCCAATGCCCGTCTCAATTGCGGTGTTGCCCCAGTGGCCGATTATCTGGCGCAAGGCGTCACTCTGGCCCTCGGCACCGACAGTCTGGCCAGCAATGATTCATTATCAATCTGGGATGAAATGGCCTTTGCCCGCAACTGGTTTAACGGTGACCTCAGTGCAAAGCAGTTGTTGTACATGGCCACTATGGGCGGTGCCAAAGCCATGGGCCTCGATGATGTGGGTTGTCTGGCACCCGGTTGCCGGGCAACGTTTCAATTGCTTGAGCCTGAACAGTTGCCCGACCTCGATCAACTCAGCGCGTTTTTGTGCCACGCGCAACGCACCAACGATGTGACTCTGGTGGTGATTGACGGTCACATCCGTTATGATCGAAGCATTGAGGAGGGGGCATGA